The genomic window ccaagccttgagccgcccgctgtcgccccagtccggccgtgggctcggcccgactcccggcagcgacccacccgcggtaccgcagcggcggccacaggtggcgcccgaacagggaccacCGCACAGGGACCACCGCTCCCTTCTGTATGCGGTGGAGCGACATCTTCGCGTTCCTGTTTGGCCGGCCAGCCGCTCAATCTcccgcacgggacccatcgccgtcctcccgtgccgctgctcaaggtagggactctctgGCGCTGTTCCCTTCCTCTCTGCCATCCCAGCCCATCCGTAAACCTAACCCGGCCCTCAGCGACAGTGAGTCTACCCCCCTCCTGAACCCTCCGTCACAATGGGAGCCTCTCTCTCGTCCCGCCAAGTCCCTCAAGTACGTTTACTCGCGGCCCTTTTAGAAACTCACCACGTcaaggtctctctccgtcagctacagcggtattgggaccttctcctaccctttaacccttggctcgtcacctgtgctctctggagtcCAGAGACCTatgaacgtttaattcagcgggtgacgtccgctatggagcgcgatcgcaagcagtttccccccggccttatcccgaccctcgtcgctatccgcgcctgtctccaaggtgtgccctcccctgcctccgctctcgcctgtgagcctagccaccctctcacctgcgatcctgatggagacgacgatactcgttctctgtccgcccagctagaggccgcgctcgaactggatccccccacagcctccgatccggaccccaaccgACATGGCGACCCTCCGCATTCTCCCCCCCCACCAcgccctgcaaacaatgccaacatggcacacctcctccttcttcttcctcggcgccctcttcccgcccttacccacctcttcctgtctcgtcgccatccggtcccgtcccggatgcctgccggccaccattttcggctaaaccggcagagcctccggtgccatcttggcctgtgccTGGTAGTGACGTGGCCACTCCaccatcttggcccgaggccagaagtgatgtcaggcgtgacgtcaccgtgccgccatcttggccaatcagaaacaccgttgccgccgcgccctcctggccagcgcccggtggcaccgccaatgcttcacctccatggcccgcttcacctcccgcctgccccagcaatagcgggagcgtcgtgaatcctcctccaccagcgtacgacaccgcctttctcacccctcccactccgcctctggctcagatgttccccctcaatcctgcTCGCACTCCGCAAAACCCACAAGCATGGatccccttttcccccaaagacatccaaatgctccgcaacgcgatcaaagaggatggccttgccaggcctcatgcccaagacattctcgagcgtatggccatccctcgctgcatcccttacgattggatctccctagcccgagcggttctctcccccaggcaattcattgactggcgagcccatctcggtgtcctaatcgacaatcagattgctgacaatgctcgtcagggtgtgcacTACCCTGCAAACGCCTTCCTCGGCCTCGGCCCCTACGGCGACCCCAGCGCTTACACAGCTACTCCCGGATTTTTCATCCAGCTTCGCGATTGTGTCTTCAAAGCCTTCCGCTCTTGTGCCGCAGCCGCCCCTGAACCCCTcgccaaactcttccaaaagccTGACGAGCCCTTCAACGAGTTTGTCGCACGTGTGCAAGGCGCAGCCGAAAGGCGCGTCACTGGCGCCGCTGCTAAGGAGTCCTTCGTCAAAGATCTCCTACAAGAGGGAGCTAATCCAGCCTGCAAGGCCATTATCCGTCCCCTTCATGACAGGCccctccaagactgggtccttgCTTGCTCCGGAGTCTCCGGCCAAACCACCGCCCTCGCTGCCGCCCTTGTTGCCGCCGTCCAAACCACCAATACATGTTTCCGTTCTGGTGAGCTAGGCCACTTCGCACGGGAGTGCCCTAACCTCCCGGCACCGCCGCGCCCGGCCCCTCGGGGCATGGAGCCGCCATCAGCAGCCCCCGCTCCCCGCGCGCCCTCCACTCCTTGCCCGCGATGCGGGAAAGGCACCCCgcacggccctgccgaccttccacctcccgacccccttccccctgatgactCCCCCCTGCCGTAATGACGGCCCTTCTCCGCATCTCACCCCCCCCCGTGAGGTCTTTCTCCTCTTGTCGTTGCAGATGACACCTCCAGttgcccagtcgagcccgcctgagtctgcccctcctgcgccatcacctgcagggaccacgccagctctctcccgccgcgagcgacgtcgacgtcgtcttcttgtccgccgcttgagccgtctctccctcgaagatgcctccatcgagcaacaaattctccagcttctccgtcgtgcttgcgcctcccctgccccgcgccctcctaccacccccccctcctacaccttctcatcattatgctctccttagcctcctcagcccaggccacgcccctttgggccacccttcttcaaccgcctggtttcctctttctctcccctcactcccccaccttccccaccatgtactcccccgACTTGGTTGCCCCCCAGCTGGTAGATCTCCCCCTTTCTCGTCACCCTCGAGATTTT from Dasypus novemcinctus isolate mDasNov1 chromosome 12, mDasNov1.1.hap2, whole genome shotgun sequence includes these protein-coding regions:
- the LOC131280546 gene encoding endogenous retrovirus group K member 24 Gag polyprotein-like → MGASLSSRQVPQVRLLAALLETHHVKVSLRQLQRYWDLLLPFNPWLVTCALWSPETYERLIQRVTSAMERDQPPVPSWPVPGSDVATPPSWPEARSDVRRDVTVPPSWPIRNTVAAAPSWPAPGGTANASPPWPASPPACPSNSGSVVNPPPPAYDTAFLTPPTPPLAQMFPLNPARTPQNPQAWIPFSPKDIQMLRNAIKEDGLARPHAQDILERMAIPRCIPYDWISLARAVLSPRQFIDWRAHLGVLIDNQIADNARQGVHYPANAFLGLGPYGDPSAYTATPGFFIQLRDCVFKAFRSCAAAAPEPLAKLFQKPDEPFNEFVARVQGAAERRVTGAAAKESFVKDLLQEGANPACKAIIRPLHDRPLQDWVLACSGVSGQTTALAAALVAAVQTTNTCFRSDDTSSCPVEPA